Proteins from a genomic interval of Betta splendens chromosome 10, fBetSpl5.4, whole genome shotgun sequence:
- the LOC114864471 gene encoding eukaryotic translation initiation factor 4E-1A-like: protein MATALVVSTSVPTSLEQEKHETTLQKVVSPESYIKHPLQNRWALWFFKNDKSKTWQANLRLISKFDTVEDFWALYNHIQLSSNLMSGCDYSLFKDGIEPMWEDERNRRGGRWLITLSKQQRKADLDRFWLETLLCLVGETFDDYSDDVCGAVINVRAKGDKIAIWTTDYENKDAITHIGRVYKERLGVPPKVVIGYQSHADTATKSGSTTKNKFVA, encoded by the exons ATGGCGACCGCTCTGGTG GTGTCAACTTCAGTTCCTACAAGCCTtgaacaggaaaaacatgagACGACGCTTCAGAAGGTTGTGAGTCCGGAATCTTACATCAAGCATCCATTACAGAACCG ATGGGCTCTTTGGTTTTTCAAGAatgacaaaagcaaaacatggCAAGCCAACCTTCGTCTCATTTCCAAATTTGACACGGTGGAAGACTTCTGGGC GTTATATAATCACATTCAGCTGTCGAGTAATTTGATGTCTGGCTGTGATTACTCGCTGTTTAAG GATGGGATCGAGCCCATGTGGGAGGATGAAAGGAATCGACGAGGTGGTCGGTGGCTCATAACTTTGTCCAAACAGCAACGCAAAGCAGACCTTGACCGGTTCTGGTTGGAGACG ctcttgTGTCTTGTGGGTGAAACCTTTGATGATTACAGTGACGATGTATGTGGTGCTGTCATTAACGTCCGAGCCAAAGGAGATAAAATAGCAATATGGACGACAGATTATGAAAACAAAGATGCCATCACACACATAGG TCGTGTGTATAAAGAGAGATTAGGCGTTCCACCCAAAGTGGTCATCGGATACCAGTCGCATGCAGACACGGCCACAAAGAGCGGCTCCACTACCAAGAACAAGTTTGTTGCCTAA
- the gar1 gene encoding H/ACA ribonucleoprotein complex subunit 1, with protein MSFRGRGGRGGGFNGRGGGGGRGGGGFGRGGGFGRGGGRGGFNRQQDFGPPDHVVALGEFVHPCEDDIVCKCTTEENKVPYFNAPVYLENKEQIGKVDEIFGQLRDFYFSVKLSENMKASSFKKLQKFYIDPMKLLPLQRFLPRPPGEKGPPRGGRGGRGGGRGGGFRGGRGGGGRGGGFGGGRGGGYGGGRGGGFGGGGGFRGRGGGGRGFRGGR; from the exons ATGTCTTTCAGAGGAAGGggtggaagaggtggagggTTTAACggacgtggaggagggggaggcaggggtGGAGGAGGCTTTGGACGCGGCGGTGGATTTGGACGCGGCGGTGGCAGAGGTGGTTTTAACAGACAGCAAGACTTTGGTCCTCCTGATCACGTTGTCG CACTAGGAGAGTTTGTGCATCCGTGTGAAGATGATATTGTGTGTAAGTGCACaactgaggaaaacaaagttCCTTACTTCAATGCACCAGTATACTTGGAAAACAAAGAACAGATTGGCAAGGTGGATGAGATATTTGGCCAGCTCCGGGATTTC TATTTTTCAGTCAAACTTTCTGAAAATAtgaaggcatcttcattcaaaAAATTGCAGAAG TTCTATATAGATCCAATGAAGCTCCTCCCACTACAGAGGTTTCTTCCCAGGCCTCCAGGAGAGAAAGGGCCACCGAGAGGAGGCCGTGGAGGACGAGGTGGTGGTCGTGGCG GTGGTTTTCGAGGAGGAAGGGGCGGAGGTGGCCGCGGTGGGGGATTTGGAGGTGGTCGAGGTGGGGGATATGGAGGTGGCCGCGGTGGAGGgtttggaggaggtggaggctttagaggaagaggaggcggtgGACGTGGATTCAGAG GAGGAAGATGA
- the LOC114864470 gene encoding alcohol dehydrogenase class-3: METAGKVIKCKAAVAWEPGKPLSIEEVEVAPPKAHEVRIKLFATGVCHTDAYTLSGSDPEGLFPVILGHEGAGTVESVGEGVTKFKPGDTVIPLYVPQCGECKFCKNPKTNLCQKIRVTQGQGLLPDKTSRFTCKGKQVFHFMGTSTFSEYTVVADISLAKVNEKAPLDKVCLLGCGISTGYGAALNTAKVEPGSTCAVFGLGAVGLAVIMGCKAAGATRIIGIDINAAKYEKAKEFGATEFVNPKDHSKPIQEVLVEMTDGGVDYSFECIGNVQIMRAALEACHKGWGESVIIGVAGAGQEISTRPFQLVTGRVWRGTAFGGWKSVESVPKLVEDYLNKKLKVDEFVTHTLPFEQINEGFDLMHAGKSIRTVLTF; this comes from the exons ATGGAGACAGCTGGAAAA GTGATCAAGTGCAAGGCAGCAGTTGCTTGGGAGCCTGGGAAGCCTCTTTCCATTGAAGAGGTGGAGGTAGCCCCACCTAAGGCTCATGAAGTCCGAATCAAG CTCTTTGCTACGGGGGTGTGTCACACGGATGCCTACACTCTGAGTGGGAGCGACCCCGAAGGGCTTTTCCCTGTCATCCTGGGCCATGAAGGCGCTGGCACAGTGGAAAGTGTCGGCGAGGGTGTCACCAAATTCAAGCCAG GTGACACTGTCATCCCGCTGTATGTGCCACAGTGTGGTGAATGCAAATTTTGCAAAAACCCAAAAACCAACCTTTGCCAGAAAATTAG AGTAACCCAGGGCCAAGGCCTGCTTCCTGATAAGACCTCCCGCTTCACTTGCAAAGGAAAGCAAGTGTTTCACTTCATGGGCACGAGCACCTTCTCAGAGTACACGGTGGTGGCTGACATCTCTCTGGCCAAAGTGAATGAGAAGGCTCCGCTGGATAAAGTGTGCCTTCTTGGATGTGGCATTTCGACAGGTTACGGTGCTGCTCTCAACACCGCCAAG GTTGAGCCTGGTTCCACATGTGCTGTGTTTGGCCTCGGAGCTGTCGGCTTGGCTGTTATTATGGGCTGCAAGGCAGCTGGGGCAACCAGGATCATTGGCATAGACATAAATGCTGCAAAGTATGAAAAAGCCAAGGAGTTTGGAGCCACTGAGTTTGTAAACCCCAAAGACCACAGCAAACCCATCCAGGAGGTTTTAGTGGAGATGACAGACGGGGGTGTGGACTATTCCTTCGAGTGCATTGGAAATGTGCAAATCATG AGAGCTGCGCTGGAGGCGTGCCACAAAGGATGGGGTGAAAGTGTCATCATCGGTGTGGCCGGAGCAGGGCAGGAGATCTCAACCAGACCGTTCCAGCTGGTGACAGGCCGCGTGTGGAGGGGAACAGCCTTTGGAG GCTGGAAAAGCGTGGAGAGCGTTCCTAAACTAGTGGAAGACTATTTGAATAAGAAGCTGAAGGTGGATGAGTTTGTGACCCACACCCTGCCCTTTGAGCAAATAAATGAGGGATTTGATCTCATGCATGCTGGAAAAAG TATTCGCACAGTGCTGACCTTCTGA